One Euphorbia lathyris chromosome 1, ddEupLath1.1, whole genome shotgun sequence DNA segment encodes these proteins:
- the LOC136211046 gene encoding uncharacterized protein, producing the protein MAGRSQFGAVEEDIDDLTATELVISSKSAVQNAEEAAEDKLMRELEGKTKENELLRKKIEFELLEKWRLEEESEALVALSSSIRVQREELRDVLEMSQTEFTDLRKEICELKYEKLRNKTEADIYESRIEELKVKVVCLENNLEMARSRKNPKAVNMEIETRAGKINVSEDFVKSEEDANTSDGYISEDFVESEEDANTSDGYISEDFGESEEDANSSDGPSQKRIGKRNTSEENANPSDASVETTTKTNAGKRNLSEDFVGSEEDANPTVGSPKRKRTDIGRNDESDELVSSGGNGKRVKTEEQKPSLVEHFETSSDDDSSSSSHAIEK; encoded by the exons ATGGCTGGACGATCACAATTTGGGGCGGTTGAAGAGGATATCGACGACTTGACGGCGACGGAGTTGGTAATTTCTTCGAAATCAGCTGTTCAAAATGCAGAAGAGGCTGCAGAAGACAAATTGATGAGGGAACTTGAAGGTAAGACGAAAGAGAATGAATTGTTGCGAAAAAAAATAGAGTTTGAATTGCTAGAGAAATGGAGGTTAGAGGAGGAGAGCGAGGCGCTAGTGGCATTGTCTTCTTCCATAAGAGTACAGCGGGAAGAGCTGCGTGACGTATTAGAAATGAGCCAAACAGAGTTTACTGATCTTAGAAAGGAAATTTGTGAGCTAAAATATGAGAAGTTGAGAAATAAGACTGAGGCGGATATCTATGAAAGTAGAATCGAGGAGTTAAAGGTGAAGGTAGTGTGTTTGGAGAATAATTTGGAAATGGCTAGATCAAGGAAGAATCCTAAAGCAGTTAATATGGAAATTGAAACAAGGGCAG GGAAAATAAATGTAAGTGAAGATTTTGTGAAAAGTGAAGAAGATGCAAATACAAGTGATGGCTATATAAGTGAAGATTTTGTGGAAAGTGAAGAAGATGCAAATACAAGTGATGGCTATATAAGTGAAGATTTTGGGGAAAGTGAAGAAGATGCAAATTCAAGTGATGGCCCATCACAGAAAAGAATAG GAAAAAGAAATACAAGTGAAGAAAATGCAAATCCAAGTGATGCATCGGTGGAAACTACTACTAAAACAAATGCAG GGAAAAGAAATCTAAGTGAAGATTTTGTGGGAAGTGAAGAAGATGCAAATCCAACTGTTGGCTCACCAAAGAGGAAAAGAACTG ACATAGGTCGCAACGATGAGAGTGATGAATTAGTTTCGTCTGGCGGGAACGGCAAGCGAGTAAAAACTGAAGAGCAGAAGCCCTCTCTTGTCGAGCATTTTGAAACTTCATCTGATGATGACAGTTCGAGTTCCTCTCACGCAATTGAGAAGTAG